One stretch of Pseudoramibacter sp. DNA includes these proteins:
- a CDS encoding biotin transporter BioY, with amino-acid sequence MSNKLHTRNLIFAALLAAFMAIIGPLSIPLPGGVPLSLLTFGLFLSAYLLGWRLGTLSVLIYLLLGLVGLPIFSGFTAGAGRLFGPTGGYLIGYIPAALIAGKLCAKHRKFLPAVLSMLAGSVVCLAIGTFWYMGVTHTALIPALIVCVVPFIPGDIAKMAGAAAVGRILSPRLTAYLQKHLDEDQKAED; translated from the coding sequence ATGTCTAATAAACTGCATACCCGCAATTTGATTTTCGCCGCGCTCCTCGCGGCCTTTATGGCCATTATCGGGCCGCTGTCCATTCCCCTTCCCGGGGGTGTGCCCCTGTCCCTTCTGACGTTCGGGCTGTTTCTCTCCGCCTACCTCCTGGGCTGGCGCCTGGGCACCCTGTCCGTTTTGATTTATCTGCTCTTAGGCCTCGTCGGGCTGCCGATCTTTTCCGGATTCACCGCCGGGGCGGGCCGGCTCTTCGGCCCCACCGGCGGCTACCTCATCGGCTACATTCCCGCCGCTTTAATCGCCGGGAAACTCTGCGCCAAACACCGGAAGTTTCTGCCGGCGGTGCTCAGCATGCTCGCCGGCTCTGTGGTGTGCCTGGCTATCGGCACCTTCTGGTACATGGGCGTCACCCACACCGCGCTGATTCCAGCCCTGATCGTCTGTGTCGTACCCTTCATTCCGGGGGACATTGCCAAAATGGCAGGCGCCGCCGCCGTGGGCCGGATTCTGTCGCCCCGCCTGACGGCTTATCTGCAGAAACACCTCGACGAAGATCAGAAGGCCGAAGACTGA
- the folE gene encoding GTP cyclohydrolase I FolE — protein MDQEKIKAAVRMFLEGIGEDPERPGLLDTPDRIARMCTELYGGLSKTPDQDLARQFDVEGEGGLVLVKDIAFYSTCEHHLVPFYGKAHIAYLPGDKVVGLSKLARTVEIYARRPQIQERLTRQIADAVARCLKPKGVMVAVEAEHMCMTMRGIKKPGARTFTLAARGVCEKDPVWQQQFLEMIR, from the coding sequence ATGGATCAGGAAAAAATCAAGGCGGCGGTTCGCATGTTTTTAGAGGGGATTGGCGAGGACCCGGAACGGCCGGGGCTTTTGGACACCCCAGACCGGATCGCCCGGATGTGTACGGAGCTTTACGGGGGGCTTTCCAAGACGCCGGATCAGGACCTTGCCCGGCAGTTTGACGTGGAAGGGGAAGGCGGTCTCGTGCTGGTAAAGGACATCGCCTTTTACTCCACCTGCGAACACCATCTGGTGCCCTTTTACGGCAAGGCCCACATCGCCTATCTCCCCGGTGACAAAGTGGTGGGGCTCAGCAAGCTCGCGCGGACCGTCGAGATTTACGCGAGACGGCCCCAGATTCAGGAACGCCTGACCCGGCAGATCGCCGACGCGGTGGCCCGCTGTCTGAAGCCCAAAGGGGTGATGGTGGCCGTGGAAGCCGAACACATGTGCATGACCATGCGGGGCATTAAAAAGCCCGGGGCCAGGACCTTTACCCTCGCCGCCCGGGGCGTGTGCGAAAAAGACCCCGTCTGGCAGCAGCAGTTTCTCGAAATGATTCGCTAA
- a CDS encoding ATP-binding protein: MKRKIIKIDEEKCNGYGLCAKACHEGAIDIIDGVAKLMREDFCDGFGDCLPECPTGAITFEEREAPAYDELAVARAKEAKARMASPFGGSPFGGCPGSRMREIHHDPAPEAPAAAAPVQSQLTNWPVQIKLAPVQAPYFEGAKLLIAADCTAYAYANMHEDFIKGRVALIGCPKLDAVNYGEKLAQIIAQNDIQEVLIVRMEVPCCGGLAMAAKQALQASGKFIPWQVVTIGVDGSRLD; encoded by the coding sequence ATGAAGCGTAAAATTATTAAAATCGACGAAGAAAAATGCAACGGCTACGGTCTCTGCGCCAAAGCGTGCCACGAAGGGGCCATCGACATCATCGACGGCGTGGCCAAACTCATGCGGGAAGATTTCTGCGACGGCTTCGGGGACTGCCTGCCGGAATGCCCCACCGGCGCGATCACCTTTGAAGAACGGGAAGCCCCGGCCTACGACGAACTGGCTGTGGCCCGGGCGAAGGAAGCGAAGGCCCGGATGGCGTCACCCTTTGGCGGGTCGCCCTTTGGGGGCTGCCCCGGTTCCAGAATGCGGGAAATCCACCACGACCCGGCGCCGGAAGCGCCGGCTGCTGCCGCACCGGTTCAGAGCCAGCTGACCAACTGGCCGGTTCAGATCAAGCTGGCCCCGGTTCAGGCCCCGTACTTCGAAGGGGCGAAGCTTTTAATCGCCGCGGACTGCACGGCTTACGCCTACGCCAACATGCACGAAGACTTTATCAAAGGCCGGGTTGCCCTCATCGGCTGCCCGAAGCTGGACGCGGTCAACTACGGGGAAAAGCTGGCCCAGATCATCGCCCAGAACGACATCCAGGAAGTGCTCATCGTCCGGATGGAAGTGCCGTGCTGCGGCGGCCTGGCCATGGCCGCAAAACAGGCGCTCCAGGCTTCAGGCAAGTTCATTCCGTGGCAGGTGGTCACCATCGGTGTGGACGGCAGCCGTCTGGATTAA
- a CDS encoding DNA alkylation repair protein, giving the protein MRQADEKYKAVKAALLAHADPERAVPMAAYMRSQFAFMGIPAAVRRQAYKAELQAFKKEAAVDYDFLNLCFLDDYREMQYFVVDALSGIQRRLTPADVPKIEPYLRFKQWWDTVDGLDKVVGRIGLNDPAYRPEIEGVMRSWGADSDFWMRRAAIDHQRGMKDRTNPDLLAELIEMNLGSDEFFINKAIGWSLREYSKTNPDWVRDFLKTHAKRMARLSVTEAGKYL; this is encoded by the coding sequence ATGCGTCAGGCTGATGAAAAATACAAGGCGGTGAAGGCTGCGCTCCTGGCTCACGCCGATCCGGAGCGCGCTGTGCCCATGGCGGCGTACATGCGCAGTCAGTTCGCCTTTATGGGAATTCCGGCGGCGGTGCGGCGGCAGGCGTACAAGGCAGAGCTTCAGGCTTTTAAGAAAGAAGCCGCCGTCGACTACGATTTTTTGAATCTCTGTTTTCTCGATGACTACCGGGAAATGCAGTATTTTGTGGTGGACGCCCTTTCGGGGATTCAGCGGCGGCTGACCCCGGCGGATGTGCCGAAAATCGAGCCCTACTTAAGATTCAAACAATGGTGGGACACTGTGGACGGCCTGGACAAAGTCGTCGGGCGCATCGGCCTCAACGATCCGGCTTATCGGCCCGAAATCGAAGGGGTGATGCGCAGTTGGGGCGCAGATTCCGATTTCTGGATGCGCCGGGCGGCCATCGACCACCAGCGGGGCATGAAAGATCGGACGAACCCGGATCTCTTGGCAGAACTCATCGAAATGAACCTCGGTTCCGACGAATTTTTCATCAACAAGGCCATCGGCTGGAGCCTTCGGGAATACAGCAAGACCAATCCCGACTGGGTTCGGGATTTCCTTAAAACACACGCAAAACGCATGGCCCGTCTCAGCGTGACTGAGGCCGGGAAATACCTGTGA
- the iorA gene encoding indolepyruvate ferredoxin oxidoreductase subunit alpha yields the protein MKELLMGNEAVACGALAAGVQVVAGYPGTPSTEALETVAKRRPEGVYVEWSINEKAGAEVAAGAAYAGARSMVTMKQMGLNVASDPVMCVNYVGVKGGMVIYVADDPGPISSQTEQDTRSWGQFAKIPVLDCTSPEQAFEQVQYAFELSEAKGMPVILRSTTRVCHACAVVDVPEFVSPKPVEGFVKDPKWVIFPGLSYQNKKKIFKRESELAKLFSENGKNPVTGSGKTGIACGGISAAYVADAIRGHEDQFTVFNVTAPYPFPVQAAKAFLDQVDKVLVFEELDPYIEDHLAAMGADVIGKRSGDVPEAGELSAVKVAGMISAKTGIALDLKAADLPEAPALPVRPPVLCAGCPHRGAFYAVKKAMKGRKFIALGDIGCYTLGNAMPLDMVDTCLCMGAGVTMAQGLNHVDPSTVNFAFIGDSTFFASGITGAVNGVYNQADIVLAILDNSTTAMTGHQPHPGTGVTMMGERVKPVSIEAVLRGAGVTSVRTVDPLNLGEAVSAIQAAADEKGVRALIFKSPCIAIVPKEKTAKVDQDACIGCRRCISELGCPAITMIETADGKKADIDPALCTGCGLCNQICPKHCMEVIR from the coding sequence ATGAAAGAATTATTAATGGGCAACGAAGCCGTCGCCTGCGGCGCCCTCGCCGCCGGGGTTCAGGTGGTGGCCGGGTATCCGGGCACCCCGTCGACGGAAGCCCTGGAAACCGTCGCCAAGCGCAGGCCCGAAGGGGTTTACGTGGAATGGTCGATCAACGAAAAGGCCGGCGCCGAAGTGGCCGCCGGTGCGGCCTACGCCGGGGCCCGGTCCATGGTGACGATGAAGCAGATGGGGCTCAACGTCGCGTCGGACCCGGTCATGTGCGTCAACTACGTCGGGGTCAAAGGGGGCATGGTCATTTACGTCGCCGACGATCCCGGCCCGATTTCGTCCCAGACGGAACAGGACACCCGGAGCTGGGGCCAGTTCGCCAAGATTCCGGTGCTGGACTGCACGTCGCCGGAACAGGCCTTTGAACAGGTGCAGTACGCCTTTGAACTGTCCGAAGCGAAGGGCATGCCGGTGATTCTCCGCTCCACCACGCGGGTGTGCCACGCCTGCGCCGTGGTGGATGTGCCGGAATTTGTTTCGCCGAAGCCGGTTGAAGGCTTTGTCAAAGATCCGAAATGGGTCATTTTCCCGGGGCTGTCTTATCAGAACAAAAAGAAGATTTTTAAGCGGGAATCTGAACTGGCGAAGCTGTTTTCCGAAAACGGCAAAAACCCGGTCACGGGCAGCGGCAAAACCGGCATCGCCTGCGGCGGGATTTCCGCGGCCTATGTCGCCGACGCCATCCGGGGCCATGAAGATCAGTTCACGGTCTTCAATGTGACGGCGCCCTATCCGTTCCCGGTTCAGGCGGCGAAAGCCTTTTTGGATCAGGTGGACAAAGTTTTGGTGTTCGAAGAACTGGACCCGTACATCGAGGATCATCTGGCCGCCATGGGCGCCGACGTCATCGGCAAGCGCTCCGGGGATGTGCCCGAAGCCGGGGAACTGTCAGCGGTGAAGGTGGCCGGCATGATCTCGGCAAAAACGGGCATCGCGTTGGATTTGAAGGCGGCGGACCTGCCGGAAGCGCCGGCGCTGCCGGTGCGGCCTCCGGTGCTGTGTGCGGGCTGCCCCCACCGGGGCGCCTTCTACGCGGTGAAAAAGGCCATGAAGGGCCGGAAGTTCATTGCCCTCGGAGACATCGGCTGCTACACTTTGGGCAACGCCATGCCCCTGGACATGGTGGACACCTGCCTGTGCATGGGCGCCGGGGTCACCATGGCCCAGGGCCTCAACCACGTGGACCCGTCGACGGTGAACTTCGCCTTCATCGGGGACTCCACGTTCTTCGCGTCGGGCATTACCGGGGCGGTCAACGGGGTCTACAACCAGGCGGACATCGTTCTCGCGATTCTCGACAATTCCACGACGGCCATGACCGGCCATCAGCCCCATCCGGGCACCGGGGTGACGATGATGGGCGAACGGGTCAAGCCCGTGTCCATCGAAGCGGTGCTTCGGGGCGCCGGGGTGACGTCGGTGCGCACCGTCGATCCCCTGAACCTCGGCGAAGCGGTGTCGGCGATTCAGGCCGCCGCCGACGAAAAAGGGGTCCGGGCGCTGATCTTCAAATCCCCGTGTATCGCCATCGTGCCTAAAGAAAAGACGGCGAAGGTGGATCAGGACGCGTGCATTGGCTGCCGCCGCTGCATCAGCGAACTGGGCTGCCCGGCGATCACCATGATCGAAACGGCAGACGGGAAAAAGGCCGACATCGACCCGGCCCTGTGCACCGGCTGCGGCCTGTGCAATCAGATTTGTCCCAAACACTGCATGGAGGTGATTCGATGA
- a CDS encoding indolepyruvate oxidoreductase subunit beta: protein MKSVLLCGVGGQGTVLASRIIAQAAMDGGRMARTAETIGMAQRGGAVVSHVRIGETPEEKVPSPLIPDGQADVLIGFEPGEAARNLGYLKPSGIAIVNRRAIVPVTASLGQSDYDGQAVLDWLQANSRCFVIDGDQAAEACGSAKVLNVVLTGALAETGALGLSYDQIEQAMIRRVKPKFVKMNQKALALGAEMVRR from the coding sequence ATGAAAAGCGTCTTACTTTGCGGCGTCGGCGGTCAGGGAACCGTGCTGGCGTCCCGCATCATCGCCCAGGCGGCCATGGACGGCGGCCGGATGGCCCGGACGGCGGAAACCATCGGCATGGCCCAGCGGGGCGGCGCCGTGGTTTCCCACGTGCGCATCGGCGAAACCCCTGAGGAAAAGGTGCCGTCGCCCCTCATTCCCGACGGTCAGGCCGACGTGCTCATCGGCTTTGAACCCGGGGAAGCGGCCCGGAATCTCGGGTATTTGAAACCCAGCGGCATCGCCATCGTCAACCGCCGGGCCATCGTCCCGGTGACGGCCTCCCTCGGACAGAGCGATTACGACGGACAGGCGGTGCTGGACTGGCTCCAGGCGAACAGCCGCTGCTTTGTGATCGACGGGGATCAGGCCGCCGAAGCCTGCGGCTCCGCCAAGGTGCTCAACGTGGTGCTCACCGGCGCTCTCGCTGAGACCGGGGCCCTGGGCCTGTCCTACGATCAGATCGAACAGGCGATGATCCGCCGGGTGAAGCCGAAATTTGTCAAGATGAATCAAAAAGCGCTGGCCCTCGGCGCGGAAATGGTAAGGAGATAG
- a CDS encoding phenylacetate--CoA ligase family protein, whose product MKMKAETLEQIKYQMKRVKAAGGFYAKRLKDIDPEDIHDQADFEKLPFSEKADLRNAYPLGLAAVPEEQIVRIHSSSGTTGTPVIIPYTKQDVDDWATLFARCYAIAGITPKDRIQITPGYGLWTAGIGFQLGAEKLGAMTVPMGPGNTAKQLKFMEDMQSTVLCATSSYALLLAEEITKRGIRDKIALKKGVIGSERWGEKMRARIANELGVELYDIYGLTEVYGPGIAINCKYHTGMHYFDDFLYFEIIDPKTGEVLPDGELGELVITTLKKEGAPLIRYRTHDLTRIIPDDEPCPCGRDLPRIDVILGRTDDMVKVHGVNMFPGQIDDVLKQVDGASSEYQVFIDHVNGRDNITVFVETEWPKEKYKAFEKQLKDTFKSVINVGIIPKAVAIGDLPRSEKKSTRIYDYRY is encoded by the coding sequence ATGAAAATGAAAGCCGAGACATTAGAACAGATCAAATACCAGATGAAGCGGGTGAAGGCCGCCGGCGGTTTTTACGCCAAGCGCCTGAAGGACATCGATCCCGAAGACATTCACGATCAGGCGGATTTTGAAAAGCTGCCTTTTTCTGAAAAGGCGGACCTGCGCAACGCCTACCCCCTGGGGCTGGCGGCGGTGCCCGAAGAACAAATCGTGCGCATCCACTCATCGTCAGGGACCACGGGCACGCCGGTGATCATCCCGTACACGAAGCAGGATGTGGACGACTGGGCGACCCTGTTTGCCCGGTGCTACGCCATCGCCGGGATCACCCCGAAGGACCGGATTCAGATCACGCCGGGGTACGGGCTGTGGACCGCGGGCATCGGCTTCCAGCTCGGCGCGGAAAAACTCGGCGCCATGACGGTGCCCATGGGGCCGGGCAACACGGCGAAGCAGCTCAAGTTCATGGAAGACATGCAGTCGACGGTGCTGTGCGCCACCTCGTCCTACGCGCTGCTCCTCGCCGAAGAAATCACGAAGCGGGGCATCCGGGACAAGATCGCCCTGAAGAAAGGGGTCATCGGGTCGGAACGCTGGGGTGAAAAGATGCGCGCTCGTATTGCAAATGAGCTCGGTGTTGAGCTTTACGACATTTATGGGTTGACGGAAGTCTACGGTCCGGGGATCGCCATCAACTGCAAGTACCACACGGGCATGCATTATTTTGATGATTTCCTGTATTTTGAAATCATCGACCCGAAAACCGGGGAAGTGCTCCCGGACGGGGAACTGGGCGAACTGGTCATCACGACCCTGAAAAAAGAAGGGGCGCCGCTCATCCGCTACCGCACCCACGATCTGACCCGGATCATCCCCGACGACGAACCCTGCCCCTGCGGGCGGGACCTGCCCCGGATCGACGTCATTCTCGGCCGCACCGACGACATGGTCAAGGTGCACGGCGTCAACATGTTCCCGGGACAGATCGACGATGTCCTCAAACAGGTGGACGGCGCCAGCAGCGAATACCAGGTGTTCATCGACCACGTCAACGGCCGGGACAACATCACAGTCTTCGTCGAAACCGAATGGCCGAAGGAAAAATACAAGGCTTTCGAAAAACAGCTCAAAGATACGTTTAAATCCGTCATCAACGTCGGCATCATTCCAAAGGCGGTGGCGATCGGCGATCTGCCGCGCAGCGAAAAGAAGTCTACGCGAATTTACGATTATCGGTATTAA
- a CDS encoding linear amide C-N hydrolase: protein MKKITPRVSTAASIKRLTAYEGEYNLYEMTVHYDYDLDALIGEVARDDQAFMDAAVAQALPGVSVKVAPPSFGCSAFCAKTDTAVLTGRNYDFKEDTSALLVRANPKNGYASIAFACLNNLGANEADTSIEKRAASLLAPFACLDGVNAMGVSIAVLTLDSEPVDQHTKAEAINTALTIRLVLDRAATTKEAVGLLGRYDMHAMSGRDYHFFINDASGNSVVVEYDLLDPAREMMVTPVREITNYYALYADQVKPNQINDAFGHGKERALAIAAILDKGAVTVDTAWAALQASSQVPNPEDITSNTQWSVLYDNTNQTAQCVQRRHWGDTFLFTLD, encoded by the coding sequence ATGAAAAAAATAACCCCACGCGTATCAACGGCAGCCTCGATAAAAAGACTCACCGCCTATGAAGGTGAATACAATTTGTACGAAATGACGGTCCATTACGATTACGATTTGGACGCCTTGATTGGCGAAGTCGCCAGGGACGACCAGGCATTTATGGACGCTGCTGTGGCCCAGGCGCTTCCCGGAGTGTCTGTCAAAGTCGCGCCACCGTCCTTTGGCTGCAGTGCCTTTTGCGCAAAGACGGACACGGCGGTGCTCACAGGACGGAATTATGATTTCAAAGAGGACACCTCAGCCCTGTTGGTTCGTGCGAATCCGAAAAACGGCTACGCATCCATCGCGTTTGCCTGCTTGAACAATCTCGGCGCGAATGAGGCCGACACGAGCATCGAAAAGCGGGCCGCATCACTGCTCGCGCCCTTTGCTTGTCTTGACGGTGTCAACGCGATGGGGGTGAGCATTGCAGTACTGACCTTGGACAGCGAACCGGTCGATCAGCACACAAAGGCGGAGGCGATCAATACTGCCTTGACTATTCGCCTGGTGCTGGATCGTGCGGCCACGACGAAGGAGGCCGTCGGGCTGCTGGGCCGCTACGACATGCACGCAATGTCGGGGCGTGATTACCATTTTTTCATTAATGACGCGTCGGGCAACAGTGTCGTAGTGGAATACGATCTGTTGGATCCTGCACGCGAGATGATGGTCACGCCGGTACGGGAGATCACGAACTACTATGCCTTGTACGCGGATCAGGTGAAACCCAACCAGATTAATGATGCGTTTGGTCACGGAAAGGAGCGCGCACTGGCCATTGCAGCAATCCTCGACAAAGGCGCTGTCACTGTGGACACGGCGTGGGCAGCCTTGCAGGCGTCGTCTCAGGTGCCCAACCCCGAGGACATCACCAGCAACACGCAATGGTCTGTTCTGTACGATAACACCAATCAAACGGCGCAATGTGTTCAGCGCAGACATTGGGGTGATACCTTTTTGTTTACACTGGATTAA
- a CDS encoding phospho-sugar mutase: protein MDYKTNLQKWLDFGKYDQNIAKELSSITDEKELEDRFYTELSFGTAGMRGKIGMGTNRINVYVVARATQGLAQYLLKEDPANAEKGVAIAYDSRHFSKEFAQVSAQVLAANGINAYLYDSLRPVPVLSFTVRHLKTAAGIVITASHNTKIYNGYKVYGPDGGQITEAVAAGVVEQIHTVTDYFSVKLAADNDPHIITVPKEVDDAYIEAVKGVAKANPGSDLKIIYTPLHGSGNIPVRRVLKELGYQNVKVVPEQEKPDGDFPTVKKPNPEEKAVFDLAIAMAEKEGADIIFGTDPDADRLGVCCHKPDGSYAVLTGNQTGGLLVDYMLKSRDWPDNKAIVKTIVTSEFGSVIAKSYGAAVYNVLTGFKYIGEKMTQWKASGEHTFVMGYEESYGALAGDYARDKDAVVASALVVEMAQYYKEKGMTLYDALQALYKKFGYFLETIQSIELDGIEGKAQIAKIMDAFRAKHFDHFADAKLVTFNDYQSRVSTDVATGETSPIDLPVSNVLKFIFDEDSWYVIRPSGTEPKIKIYYSVKGKSPEDAEAKLAEIKEAVNANLPK, encoded by the coding sequence ATGGATTATAAAACCAATTTGCAGAAATGGCTCGATTTTGGAAAATACGACCAGAATATCGCGAAAGAACTCAGCAGTATCACTGATGAAAAAGAACTGGAAGACCGGTTTTACACGGAACTGTCCTTTGGGACCGCCGGCATGCGTGGGAAGATCGGCATGGGGACCAATCGCATTAATGTATACGTCGTTGCGCGGGCGACCCAGGGATTGGCGCAGTATCTTTTGAAAGAAGATCCAGCCAACGCTGAAAAGGGTGTCGCTATCGCCTACGATTCCAGACATTTCTCGAAGGAATTTGCACAGGTTTCCGCACAAGTTCTGGCGGCTAACGGCATCAATGCCTATCTGTACGACAGCCTGCGTCCGGTGCCGGTGCTGTCTTTCACCGTGCGCCATTTAAAAACCGCGGCCGGCATCGTCATCACGGCGTCCCACAACACGAAGATCTACAATGGCTACAAGGTTTACGGCCCGGATGGCGGCCAGATCACCGAAGCGGTCGCGGCCGGTGTTGTCGAACAAATTCATACGGTCACCGATTATTTTTCAGTGAAGTTGGCGGCGGATAACGATCCGCACATTATTACCGTCCCGAAGGAGGTGGACGATGCCTACATTGAAGCGGTCAAGGGTGTAGCCAAGGCCAATCCGGGCAGCGATCTCAAAATCATCTACACGCCCCTCCACGGCTCCGGCAACATCCCCGTGCGCCGGGTCCTTAAAGAACTGGGGTATCAGAACGTCAAGGTCGTGCCGGAACAGGAAAAGCCCGACGGCGATTTCCCGACGGTGAAAAAGCCGAACCCTGAAGAAAAAGCGGTCTTCGACCTGGCCATCGCCATGGCGGAAAAAGAAGGGGCCGACATCATCTTCGGCACCGACCCCGACGCCGACCGTCTCGGGGTGTGCTGCCACAAACCCGACGGCAGCTACGCCGTGCTCACCGGCAACCAGACCGGCGGCCTCCTCGTGGACTACATGCTCAAATCCAGAGACTGGCCCGACAACAAGGCCATCGTTAAGACCATCGTGACCAGCGAATTCGGCAGCGTCATCGCCAAATCCTACGGCGCGGCGGTGTACAACGTCCTCACGGGCTTTAAGTACATCGGCGAAAAGATGACCCAGTGGAAAGCCTCCGGAGAACATACGTTCGTCATGGGCTACGAAGAAAGCTATGGCGCCCTGGCCGGGGACTACGCCCGGGACAAAGACGCCGTCGTCGCCTCGGCCCTGGTCGTGGAAATGGCCCAGTACTACAAAGAAAAGGGCATGACCCTCTACGACGCCCTCCAGGCCCTGTACAAGAAGTTCGGCTACTTCCTCGAAACCATTCAGTCCATCGAACTGGACGGCATCGAAGGCAAAGCCCAGATCGCGAAGATCATGGATGCCTTCCGGGCCAAACACTTCGATCATTTCGCCGACGCCAAGCTGGTGACCTTTAACGATTACCAGAGCCGGGTCAGCACCGATGTGGCCACCGGCGAAACCTCGCCGATCGACCTGCCGGTGTCCAACGTCCTGAAATTCATCTTCGACGAAGATTCTTGGTACGTGATCCGTCCGTCCGGCACCGAACCGAAAATCAAGATCTACTACTCCGTCAAGGGCAAGAGCCCCGAAGACGCCGAAGCGAAGCTGGCCGAAATCAAAGAAGCGGTCAACGCCAATCTGCCCAAATAG
- a CDS encoding D-alanine--D-alanine ligase family protein, with product MSDKIKLGLVFGGQSGEHEVARVSAYNVLQAINQDKYDITTIGITKDGRWMIYSGDWDKLPDGSWEKDADHLRTDFSIFTDPEIQAIDIFWPMMHGPMGEDGTIQGVFEMMNKPYVGCGVLASAVGMDKVVSKILFERAGIPVVPYVYFYGRDWQDDRDKWVQASEDKLGYPVFIKPVNMGSSVGITKAHGRDEFVAGVDNALQYDSKILIETAVNAREIECAVLEEDGRIQTTLPGEVVASKEFYDYEAKYADDQDSKIVIPAEIDTVIIDKIRRYAHDAFAAIDGSGPTRADFFVDRDTQDVYINEVNTMPGFTDISMYPKMWENMGVAYGDLVERLIQTAKRKKVTDYTKKA from the coding sequence ATGTCAGATAAAATCAAATTGGGACTCGTTTTTGGCGGCCAGTCGGGTGAACACGAAGTGGCCAGAGTCTCTGCGTACAATGTGCTGCAGGCGATTAATCAGGATAAATACGACATCACGACAATCGGGATCACAAAGGACGGGCGCTGGATGATTTATTCCGGCGACTGGGACAAACTGCCGGACGGCTCCTGGGAAAAGGACGCGGATCATTTGAGAACCGATTTTTCGATCTTCACGGACCCGGAAATCCAGGCCATCGACATTTTCTGGCCGATGATGCACGGCCCCATGGGCGAAGACGGCACCATTCAGGGCGTCTTTGAAATGATGAACAAGCCCTACGTCGGCTGCGGCGTCCTCGCGTCGGCGGTGGGCATGGACAAAGTCGTATCCAAGATTTTGTTTGAACGGGCCGGCATTCCCGTGGTGCCCTACGTGTATTTCTACGGCCGGGACTGGCAGGACGACCGGGACAAATGGGTGCAGGCCAGCGAAGACAAGCTGGGCTACCCGGTGTTCATCAAGCCGGTGAACATGGGCTCGTCCGTGGGGATCACCAAAGCCCACGGCCGGGATGAGTTTGTGGCCGGCGTCGACAACGCCCTTCAGTACGATTCCAAGATTCTGATCGAAACGGCGGTCAACGCCCGGGAAATCGAATGCGCCGTGCTCGAAGAAGACGGCAGAATTCAGACGACCCTGCCCGGCGAAGTGGTGGCCAGCAAGGAATTCTACGATTACGAAGCCAAGTACGCCGACGATCAGGATTCCAAAATCGTCATCCCGGCGGAAATCGACACCGTAATCATTGACAAAATCCGCCGCTACGCCCACGACGCCTTTGCCGCCATCGACGGCTCCGGCCCGACCCGGGCGGACTTCTTCGTGGACCGGGACACCCAGGACGTGTACATCAACGAAGTGAACACCATGCCGGGCTTTACCGACATCAGCATGTACCCGAAGATGTGGGAAAACATGGGCGTCGCCTACGGCGATCTGGTGGAACGGCTCATTCAGACCGCCAAGCGGAAAAAGGTGACCGACTATACGAAAAAAGCTTAA
- a CDS encoding DUF1934 domain-containing protein, giving the protein MKQNGKKPVWLSVVSESTADGDTDRTEFMTEGELTWEGGIPCLNYEETEVSGMTGTTTTLRIEPEKVSVIRLGTINTMMEFEAGSSCMAVYKTPLGEVPMAIETHQIDIEKDEALNPARVHMEYAISSNGQEVTVNTMDIEIKNRNE; this is encoded by the coding sequence ATGAAACAAAACGGGAAAAAACCGGTGTGGCTGTCAGTGGTCAGCGAATCCACCGCAGACGGCGATACGGACCGGACGGAATTCATGACCGAAGGGGAACTCACCTGGGAAGGGGGCATTCCGTGTTTAAATTACGAAGAAACCGAAGTGTCCGGCATGACCGGGACGACGACCACCCTCCGCATCGAACCGGAAAAAGTCTCCGTCATCCGCCTCGGCACCATCAACACCATGATGGAATTTGAGGCCGGCAGCAGCTGCATGGCCGTGTACAAAACGCCCCTGGGGGAAGTGCCTATGGCCATCGAAACCCATCAGATCGACATCGAAAAAGACGAAGCCTTGAATCCCGCCCGGGTGCACATGGAATACGCGATCTCGTCCAACGGCCAGGAAGTGACGGTGAACACCATGGACATCGAGATCAAAAATCGGAATGAATAA